The Sabethes cyaneus chromosome 1, idSabCyanKW18_F2, whole genome shotgun sequence DNA segment gccattgaggtgttcatcaaagaactgcttccatctgtcgaccacctcgcgctcgtttgtgattagattccctccctcgtccctacacatgtcaggtttcagtgtgtagcccttccgagtttggttcaccttctcataaaacttgcgcgtgtcaatagctcggaatagttgttctaattcttcacgatccctgtcctccttttggcgctttttcctcctcaggatcgtggtcaactggttcctagctcgtcggttttttttaattttattaaagaCGTTTTAACCAAATATTGGacagctcgtcggtatttggtcaGTTTTTCCGagcagtttttcccctccaccgcttattggcattccccatccgagtctccattcgtcgtccttgttccgtcgcctaggtcgatgccgaatattccgctccgaatttgcttgaagtTTGTAAATgtgatttaatttaggtgtgtagccgtactggggcaacactaccgagtctcgcgatggggctgccatcttatagtgccgagactcactatacctccttcccggttagtatacgagcttagtttccaccggagttggttacccgatctccgctaaggttgctcgtattgcgcctggtaccacgaggaggtcggcaccggagttgctggataagaggctaacgaccactacggggtctatattccgcattatccagccatttaccaggcaTTTTGCGCATTTGTTGTGGCgcattttgaccctttgttTGATTGttgtaccgtgaccgcacataattgcgatcagctcctaattccgatcactcaacctaaatggtcaatttttagaaaattgagccaaaatctgtagtaaatgagcacgcttagttattgtgctatgtgtttatgtgtcagttgttgaaaaatgactgccttagGGGCACCAtgtacttcaaaataaattaaattcgacaggcagaagcaaaaaacgccatcaaaatgtattttcttaaccgaagtgctaagcgcacgatcaaatttgctaagatcatagcagcgtgaaaacatattaccttcttcggcgttctatgataactaatagatacaagcatatataaccgttctgtatcaaatttggttgaaaaaatgctgaatttgcggaatttattccattaaagtaattgatcggaatagtgaacataatttttttttctgcttctaattccgatcaccatatcaaagttataaactggcaaaatgcaagctaacgaagttactatttggattttacGATTGATTGCAACGTGgtaacatggtaggattatcgaaattttttgacgtaggactacgtcttacggaagtgtgccaatcaaaatttggagttaaaccaccgtcacgaaagaatgaaagatgttgaacgctaatagctcttccaatttaaaacggattttgatcataaacgatgcagcaattgtatggctttcttgaaaagattgtttgccaatcgctaaatagtgagaattaacgaaagctttcaagctaaaaattgctaaaaatgatagtcttgcttcccaggcacggccattacacacaccaagcttgtgaCTGGAAATGATTACCATtagcaagcataagcataggcacaagcataggattccgcacgtgtgctgctactccgttattgaccaggaccgatgaaaattgcaaaatgatggctggaaaaagcatgcttaggacagcgcactgttcctgtttgtgcaaccttatcaggtccctgcgtgctgaCCAATACAGAcgccaagcttgtggctgctgctgattcaagacaaagaatCAAAATAAACTACAGAGCACAgcatagcctaggtgctacattccgatttggaattttgaccttctgtttttatacgacagacttcgtagcctgtaagaatacgggacaattgtgctacaaatcctttgactctttcagttgagattcgaacatgtgacgtctagcttcctgatcagatgattctagcaaaaatcttacagaattgttgctcaagttgatatttctatcaaactttgttataaatgtttctaccaagattctatctcgttctgttacttataaatcgctttgtcacaatttggttatacagcaagacagaatactgttttttgttattcatatggatataaactagataaaattatatcataatttgatatatttgtgatatgtcttgagcaaattttgttacaattttagttatttcaactgctaacgagaccaagtttataacaaaacgcaaaggagactttgttataaaatacttattattgtctagaactcatcctgttataaatttgatatattcataTGATCGGATTATTAAACCAGCGCCGTACCTCCAAGCCAACTGAAAGGCTCaaacgttttgcttttctaacgctgcaaacaagcgacagcgcagttatgaactatcttattaatgcatggtcttttaatataacaataacatattattttgagaacttaagttttctcctagaactttgttaatagctggatgcgtgaggcaaatttctatactgaaatactccgactttggcactggtaaaaatattcgtttgtgatatcacaaaatagctcacctaccataaatacggtacatcaagataatattattattatattgtttgttaTTGTTCTCACTTTACGttattttacgctacacatatatattccaatatggtgtaaaacgtttactttaatattcgaggtttcttcgcgaaaaccagtctcacgtagttctacgccaactacgcggtcatgtctggaacacaacctttctgatttgatttttactattatttatgatcaaagctttatgaaaacgtcgaaatgacccaattttattgtaattgtaacagttgaacaaagataaaagaagaggaaagttttataatccgcttgtcgatcttttaagaacacaaattttaagaatattaagctaatgataataatgatcattaacgcaagcagaagatgactggtagggagattgtcgtcaaactacataaaagcaatacattttagatccatttggtacgagttgacaaaagttttttgctttaatagctcatcatgacgtgatcggaattagatacacctgtgatcggaattagaatcaccccttataattgatgatcggaattaggtgcactgatgcatcatactatgatgcatttttttaactttcggtaaataatttaggcattttagtatttttccattaaacataattgaaaatacttgctaacgacacatactgtgttaataaatatcaaagctatatttttcagtagggactcaaagatgaatcatgccttaggtgatcggaattaggtgctttcacggtagttCGTTTTGTACACACTTAGGCGCATTTTGACCCTAACGATTCTGAAAACAAATTTGCGACTTCACGatttaaacatattttattgattttcatgttACAGGACGAACATACtagataaaaaatcagaggggttgtgcacaagacacgaccgcataggtgacgtaggaccacgtaagtctcattgtagcgatagtaggatgtatccatgtatataataatacgattctacatgtatacaagctacatccgtaacgtttatcaaagtagaaacaatGTATACAATTCAATCCTCAAccaattttggagttatatccatgaattgattgaatctattttattaaaacgaaaccaagttagtaactgaaccaaacagtaaataaatttgtgtgatatgtttctacgttgaatagtgcttttcctctggtaatcgatagacgcgcgagttttcaaaaagttgaaaattttgcgcaacttttctgcggcttacaaaagcatttacaaccggcagacgttttggaagtctcagaaaatgtcgcctgtaaccagaaaacttattaccgtcattggttggtcgtccgcaatggcgaaaaatttaacttttccctccttgactgtgttaattatggtattaactgggcaagaaaatataataaactcttcaatcattGTGtagcccttaaaagaaccgattgtttgattatcataactcctgcttgcaatatacttgcactaacgcatttaacgtaattctctattcggtaaattggagtaccgataaccgctaaccaggcacggcttgttgcaacggaccaaccggaaagcagctatgcgatcaacgaaaccgttcgtgtatggtcctgaatcacgatgaaataccactccaagtggccagctgcaagtgacgatattTCTGATAGGTTCGTTGtggcgagcagcatatttccttctaattccagaactcctgtagccagatattccattacggcagcgaaatgagtgcttcagctccaacacacggtcacacggtcagccgccgatgaacacgtgcacgagtcgaacgtgacttccgtttgccctggcaaacgatgttggcaatagctcagctagcgtttgaataatgttgttcgccggcttaccacgtgttatgtaTCAGAGTAACATTTAGTAACATGCAAAacatgttactaaaactctttcatttgattaaatccatggtttcatttatttcgacgcttgaccgaacacactttcttggagctggtatatttgttggctgcttcttaccttccgagacggccaggtatcagcatctttggctcgagcagcacggcCAACTCAAacagcgtccagcagcaacaagcgaacagaagcgcgagaggtgatcggttaaaattatttgataagaagcgaacaatcagatcaatctaaattagATAGCATgaaaatcagtgagtgaaaattccttaaatcttcatgaacatatgtttcgttcttaaaagaacggtttttcgacgtgatatgctggaaattaaagccttcttttccgtcttcttgggcagcaaccaAAGAGACTATTCGGCggattgctgtacttcaacagcagaCCAGAAGGGAGTCAGATGGTTTATGCGTTGGTGTTTTTCAAGCACTGCCAATATAACAGCAGTGTAAACCGAACCATATAACCTTCTTGCGTATTTGTAGTCGTGTTGAAAAAAACTTATGTGCCTTAAACCCTAACTCGTGATCGTGGTTAGGGTAGTTCGGTTACTAATGGAtcgccttttatacacttgtGGTAAATAGAATTATTTCACGTGCAGAAGAATAGCCATTGTGTATCAAGTTCGGTCGAACGGACAATAACCTTTTCTGGCTAGATTCGGCTGGACAATAGAAGCTAACTGCGAAGGAATATTACAAGGCAGCTTTCTGCCGCTACAACTCATCAAAGTCAATGTTctaatgttctaagaaattcgTTCATAAGTAAAAGGAGACATAAGAAGGCATGAAGAGACGAAATTTAAAATGATGTTTAAAACAAGCATTTATTTATAATCAATTACGCCTTAACATATTAATGATtggtaatttataatttttcgaGTAACATTTCTTCGTTTTGTTGCTTCTTTTTGTTGTTCTTGGTTGCTTTACACATGGGACTTGCTCGGCTAATACCATTCGTGCAACACACTTCTCTAATGTGCTGGCGGCCGCATGTTTCCCTTGATTACGGTACAAGGTACCAAGTTTTATCAACGTCTCCTGAACCGTGGATGTGTTTACCACGTCAATCCTGTGCCAGCTTCCGTAAAGATTGTATGGGGTGTTGTCACGACTTATACCCTTGTCGACCTCGCGCTGCTCTGCCATCTGCCATATTGTCTTGTTGTCGTCGGCGATAGGACCGAATTTTAGCTCATGTACCCACGTCAACACGGTTTTGTACAGTATCTCTGCTTCTTTGAACTTGCCTTGGGTTACGTAAAATATAGCAAAATTGTCCCTGGTAGCGGCCGCATTTGGGTCATCTGGTCCTAAAACTGTTTCGTAAATCTGCAACGCTTGTTCGTAGTAAAAGTTTGCCTTATCAAATTTCAGTTGATTTTGGCATAGCAATGCCAAGTCTCGAAAGTTCTTGGCTACGTCCGGATGACTTTTACCCACTAAACGAACTTGAGTATCCAAGGCTTTCGAACAGAATATCTCTGCTTCCTGGGAATTGCCACAGTTTTCGTACAACACAGTGAGATGGTGCAAAGTTGCGACGACATCAGGATGAACTCCGAGAGTTTTTTCTCTGATCGCTAGAACGTCGTTTAGTAGACGTCTTGCCTCCTTGTAGTTGCACTGATCGCGGTAGAGTTGCGCTAGAGTGTTCAATATGGTCGCAACATCAGGATGATCATGCCCACAAGCCCACTCCAGTTCATCCACAGCCTCCGTGCATAGAAGCATGGCCATTTCGTGGCGATCTTCTGATACATATTTGAGTACCTGTTTTTGAATTCTTTCCAATGAAATAGCGGTAATCGATGGTCGCTGTTTTGATTCTTCGGCTAAAGGATCGGGTGAATTGTTAGGGCTTAAACATGACGATGATTTTGTAGATACCGTTAATTCCTTATGTTGTTTTCCATGTTGCAGTTGCGTAATGGTAGCCTCCGCTGCGAATAGCTGTTGTTGAATACCTTGTAATACATTACGTAACAGTAGATTCTCGTCGCTGAGCTGTTGATTTTGGAATTGTAACTGGTAATTCTCCGTTTCAAAGTTCTGAAATTGCGCCAGAAACCTTATCATTAGCTCACCATTTTCCACCACTCGCTCCATGTTGTTATTCATGATTTTCATTTTTAGACAAAGTATAAACGTACTTGCTGTTCAAACGTTAGTTACTGATAAACTGATGTCGATTTGTGAGCTAATTCGAATTTATACTGTAGAGACCAggtgtaaaattttaaaaaattatgcTTACCTAGTAGGTTATTTGTAAATTCCGAACAAGTCAATCCATGTTCGTTTTTACCTACCAGTTGTGAATCAGAACTAGGTAGAGTAAAGCTGGGAACGGACGTGTTTAACTGCTTACTTTTAGCTACCTAgtcaataataatttatttgtacttacttagcaatttcatgaaaaaataatgcaccaaaatttaaaagaagttCGAATTGGTCCAAACTTGGTAAACTTATTCATTTCAAATTGTTGACTCGTATTTTTATCATTCGGCGTTCTTTATTCTTAATTCATAACATTTGAACATAGTAAGATGGTAATAACACAGGTTTCTTTCACCACCAGgtagattaaatcgggtttttacactGGAAACGTCTGTCTTTAGGATGAACAAACAGCAGTGGAAAATCGGCATAACATGTGATTAGTttagggtaaacgcaccattagtggtggtagtaccagtagtggtggaaactcgaattattccattattttgcagattttggtacaagtttgatatttatcaaataatactgttactggtggttcgatacttatcaagcttgtaccaaaatctgcaaaaataaaggaataattcaagtttccaccactactggtactaccaccactaatggtgcgtctaccctagtaGCATTTTCTGCTCCAAATCTGTTTCCAATTAGGTTTAtaagagattttaaaaatctcctgcTTTTCACTGTTCACTGCTCACTGCTGGATGCGAAGTTTGTTTTATATAAACAGAAAGTCAATTTTCGATCAcgtaatgtagcacctaggctttgctttacccAAGTTATTCTCATTTTACATGATATTTTCAAATCTTGCATGAAATAAACGTTTCAAATTAACGAAATAATTCTATCTTTGCTGGTGCCTATtttcaaattggtatgcaaactaattgcagatacttgcagatggctaagatattcggatttctcatcaaacggtttttaacctaaaatctgTTATATCTTATTATTTAATACAggtaaagcaaaacagtcttcagcaaaaatattcctcttttatgtgtaaaatgttttcgagaacatcacattgagctacctgttgaaataaacatgttacaagaagaaatgtgatttgaggggttgtTTAtgaacaaaggtctattgctgaaaatgggtaaaaggtagaagtttgatttaTTCAGAAatctacttgaaattggtttatctttaatattttgaaagcaaaaaagtgaagaaaaaattactcaaaaagtgATTACTCAAAGTGTTGTTAAGGTAACagctaaatattggacgaccccttcaaaaggtgcatcattttttcatttaaaaagttGCCgtagaccacattgagctgaggcATGCCGTTAAATCGCAAATATTTTTATCTCGGAATTTTGTTTTCTGGCCCATAAtgcagtggtccaaacagcgaaatacgtgatcgtgtgatattgtgccgaaacgtgaagtttttcgcatgtagtgtctttaggaacatttcttggtataacaagccgcttcttgtgagagaaatctttgggtgattaattcccttaaaagtgagatacgagacttattttctcgtatattcgacatACAGGTTTGgaactttcggcaaagttgtagttaaTATCAacacaaacaactttgccaaagacactgTATCTCCTTCATGGAAATTATTCACGAAGCCACACTTtgtcgtggacaaaccctttaaaacagtttttaaaccctgacttattctggtcaagtttaacgtgttcatagtgttctagaaagttatttatatTGCTAAAGCCAACGTTTtcgtagaacattattatacgttatTTCCTGAAGTTTTGAagattttgaacttttttgatgaaaaatagtacttctttgagcttaaatatttcccaagatGGCAAATGGtcgcagatcaaacaactcctacttaaaagtacactcaagtcgctttttacgtgaaggatacgttccgcgtaaagcaaaatcgcgtaaaaaaccgcgtaaattccgaaattcgcgtaaaaatagtcgcgtaaaaaacaaagcGCGTAAAAAACTATATTAGTGTACGACAAAAAACCATTAaaatgccattttgtttacgttgacaatctctttctaacaagttaagctACCAACaaatttttcgcctatttttgagtcgaaaatgaatgtagtagtaatagtaatagtaatagggGAAAACCACcgtcatttcaaggacttgccaatgtatgtgggtagaattacagtagatccaaatttgattttcaaatgaatttcacactaatgctgttacagaagggccaaaagggattgggcggacccacaagcagaggcacttgtgcgcattccggggtgataagagtcgccttccagcattaggatccttccatgtaataatcaatttcgctgtaccaactttaacccacgtgatgatttgtttgttttaaattgagaagtgccatatttgcttcagaccttaaggattcaggttggcaatccactccatcatccagtcttccacatttatgatatcaataataatactgttaataatgtgatattaagatgaaatgtggcatatatggataaaattagaacaatctcaccagcagtccttcgtatggaatagcgtgctttgaggttccataagtgcttctaatagttaatttaatttttcattctgctattcatgtgcagtattaaaactcgttttggccaaagtttttactatatagcaggaaatGCTTTATAAgctgaaacgaaaaaaataattaaaataacttattaggcttacctattagctaggccgagTGGCTCCGTCGTCTGCCCGAAActgcggttttgagaccaggcagccgggaaccacccagcatcgcacctcctagcttggctactcaatagagcatcaccaggtatggccacgtggaggcgctaggtaggggcttgggatggctagagctatattggacgctcctcatttgccttccccattttataCCCTTTTTTGAGTCGCAAATGAGTGAagactaaaattatttgacgcaattaataagagagaaGCTTCCAAAtcactaacttaagtctattttgttcaataccatcgattggtgtcttttcaaaagaacacacccataatgggctggtatcgaatggccgaaacacaaatggtcgaatctcgaatgatctgccaccatttgccacctcgggaaatatttaagctcaaagaagtactatttttcatcaaaaaatctcaaaatcttagaaacttcagaaaataacgtataataatgttctacaaaaacgttgattttaacaAGATAAACATCTTTCTAGAACACGATAAACACGTAAAAGtttaccagaataagtcagggtttaaaaactgttttaaagggttcgtccacgaataacgcttcgtaaataatttccatgaagagatacaagtatggtgtctttgacaaagttgtttgtattgatatttactacaactttgctgaaagtaccaaacctgtatgttcaatatacgagaaaataaattttgtatctcacatttaagggaattaatcatccaaagatttctcttacaagaaggggcttgttataacAAGAATAAttttcctaaagacactatatgcgaaaaacttcacgtttcggcgcaatatcacgcGAACATGTATTCCGctatttggaccactgtgcgtcgcTTCCAAGAAGGAatgttgttttcaacgaggcttcCAGGAAAGAACTTCAGCGAGTGGCGTCAGCGACTGACCATCCAATTTTGCGGAATGTTAGAAGGTGTGGAGCGTGCTGAACCGGGTAATAATGGCCttgactaatctcatgtttttaacagggtggcaactacctggaaaaacctgaaaaacctggaattgtcagtggatttgaaattacctggaaaaacctggaataatcagggaatttttaacaaaatcagggaatttttcaagcaaccccaatgatcgattcattgagtagtcaagaacacttagaaatagataaagaagtacggcacacaagcgatagattgggttatcgataattagctcagtgttttgcagagggccttattctgcgaggcaagtgaagtgatataacaaatttagtttgcactcactttgccgtttc contains these protein-coding regions:
- the LOC128746338 gene encoding kinesin light chain-like, with the translated sequence MKIMNNNMERVVENGELMIRFLAQFQNFETENYQLQFQNQQLSDENLLLRNVLQGIQQQLFAAEATITQLQHGKQHKELTVSTKSSSCLSPNNSPDPLAEESKQRPSITAISLERIQKQVLKYVSEDRHEMAMLLCTEAVDELEWACGHDHPDVATILNTLAQLYRDQCNYKEARRLLNDVLAIREKTLGVHPDVVATLHHLTVLYENCGNSQEAEIFCSKALDTQVRLVGKSHPDVAKNFRDLALLCQNQLKFDKANFYYEQALQIYETVLGPDDPNAAATRDNFAIFYVTQGKFKEAEILYKTVLTWVHELKFGPIADDNKTIWQMAEQREVDKGISRDNTPYNLYGSWHRIDVVNTSTVQETLIKLGTLYRNQGKHAAASTLEKRSTIVDRPAESRSLNEWKCYKAHDDDDDAVVSFRTGNNQEPHRPSERRSGRSYPGGEQRRLPVVWCATRSLRSPAVGRSGSALTRLNIGAGCARDSDRTGALLFSGYAAVNC